A window of Streptomyces sp. NBC_01241 genomic DNA:
GATCACGGCGGCGCGCAGCACCGTCGTGGGTACCCCGCTCGCCAGCAGGATGCGCCCGACCTCGGACCGGGAGCGCAGATGAGGCGACAGTTCCCGCTCGGGCACCCCGGCCGGGGTCAGCCCGCCGAGGTAGACGATGCGGCGCACGCCGGCGCGGGCGGCCTGCGCGCCGAAGACGCGGGCGCCCTCGCGGTCGGTGTCCTCGAAGCCGCGTCCGGTGCCGAGCGCGTGCACCAGGTAGTAGGCCACGGCGACCTCCCGCATCGCGGCACCGACCGTGGCGGGGTCAGTGACGTCCCCGCGGACCACCTCCACCTCCCCGGCCCAGGGGTGGTCGCGCAGTTTCCCGGGGGAGCGGGCCAGGCAGCGCACCCGGTATCCGGCGGCCAACAGTTCGGGCACGAGCCGTCCGCCGATGTAGCCGCTGGCCCCGGTCACCAGGCACAGGGGTCGGTCCGCCGTCGTCTCCATAGCTCCTCCTACTTTAGGGTGTTCGGCCGTCGCACCGCATGCGGATGCAGCCCGGCCGTGACCCGCGAGTACCCCGGTACGATGCGCCAGATGAACACGGAGACGAGCGGAGGGGCCGCCGATGGCGCGTCCCCTGCCGCCGGTGACCTGCACACCGTGGCCGCCGGTCCCTCCACCGGCGGCGCCTCCACCGGTGACCTCCCCGCCTTCCCGGGCGACCTGTCGGCCTTCGCGGGCTGCGCCGCATGCACGGCGAGGTCGGCCGGGTCATCCAGCAGTACGCGGCCCGGCAGAACCTGCACGCCACCGACGTACAGGCGCTGGCCGCCATCCTCGACGCGCCCGAGCCGATGCCCCCCACCAGGCTGCGTGCCCTGCTCGGCCTCACCTCGGGGGCGGTCACCGCCTGCGTCGACCGGCTGGAGCGCGCCGGGCACATCCGACGGGTGCGTGAGGACACGGACCGCCGGGTGGTGCACCTCCACTACGCCGCCGACGCCCGCGCCGCCGCCTGTACCCACTTCTGTCCCCTCGCCGACGCCCTGCGCCGGGCCGGGGCAGACTTCGACGAACACGAGCTGACCGTGGCCCTGCGGTTCCTGACCGCGCTGAACGACGCTCTCGCCCAGGTACCCGGGGAGTCCGCCGGTCGCTGAGGCGCCGTCCGCACCGAGGGCGGCGACACCTGCATCGGCGGGGAAGCGGCGGGGCCCGTCCCGGCCGACGAATCGCACCTCGTCCTCGCGTTCCCACCGGTCGAGGTCGTCGCGCACCTCGGCGTCGATGTCGTCCTCCCGCGGCCGGTACGGGCCCGGCACGTCGAGCTCTCGGGCGCCGCCCGGCGGGGGCTTGCGGTTGGCGTGGTCGTGGTTGAACCGGCCGCCGGCCGGGTGGCCGCCCTCCATCAGCAGGTCGTGCTCCTGGCGCACCCAGCGGTAGAAGTCCTCCTGGAGCAGCCGCCGCCCACCGCGCCCCTCGGCCCAGCCTGCGAACTCCTCGCGCACCACCAGGAAGCCCCGTGCGGGCAGCACCCGCACCCGGGGCAGGGCGCGCACCAGCCGGAGCGCCGCGTACGAGGTGGGGTGGCACACTGTGACCGGCGCGCCGCCCACCGCGCGGCGCAGGCCCTTACGGTAGGTCTCGGCCCGGACGTACGTCATCCGCACGCCCAGTTCCGCCGCGCGGTGCCGCATCGCGGAGAGCACCAGGTGCGCCTTGGCGCGGTGGAAGCGGCGCCGCCGGAAGACCGACCTGGCTTCGATCATCACCACGGGCGCCCCGCGGTCGGGCCCGTCCTCGCCGGCCGGCGTGAGGAAGTGCGGGCCGAGCAGGTCGCCGAAGATCCAGTGCGGGGTGGGCATGGGAAAGGCACCTTCCGTGCGATGCGGGGTGTGGCGTACACGTACGAGGTGTTGCGCGTGGTGCCCGGCGGCCCGGCGGATGTCCTCCCGCCGGACTTCAGGAGCGCCCCCGGGCCCGCTTGAAGCGGTCCAGGCCCTCCGCCAGGGACACCACCGGCTCGGGGTAACCGGTGCTCGCGCGCTCTTGCGCCGGAAGGTTCCACGGCTCGTGCACGTCGGCCGCCTTCACGTCCGCCAGTTCCTCCACCCAGCGCCGCACATAAGCTCCGTCTGGGTCGTACCGCTTGCCCTGGGCGATGGGGTTGAGCACCCGGTTGGGCCGGGTATCGGTGCCCGTGCCGGCCATCCACTGCCAGTTCAGCTGGTTGTTCGCCATGTCGCCGTCGACCAGCAGGTCCAGGAAGTGCCGGGCGCCCACCCGCCAGTCGACGTACAGCGTCTTGGTGAGGAAGCTCGCGGCCAGCAGCCGGCCCCGGTTGTGCATCCAGCCCTCCTGGCGCAGCTGCCGCATCGCCGCGTCCACCACCGGGTAGCCGGTGCGGCCCTCCCGCCACGCCTCGGCGTCCGCCTCCGCGTCCTTCCCGCCGCGCCACCGGTCGCGGTGGGTGCGGTAGTCGCGTGCGGCGGCGTCGGGGCGTGCGGCGAGCACCTGGCGGTTGAAGTCGCGCCAGGCGATCTGCCGTACGAACGCCTCCGCGCCCGCGCCGCCGGCCCTGCGGGCCCGGTGCACCACCTCGACCGGTGACAGTGTGCCGAAGTGCAGGTGGGGGGAGAGCCGGGAGGTGGCGTCGCCCGCCAGGTCGTCGTGCCGTTCCTCGTAGGCGTCCACGCCGGAGCGCAGCCACGCGGTTAGCCTGCGCCGCCCCTCCGCCTCGCCGCCCGCGCACAGCCCCGGCGACACCCCGCTCACGTCGCCGCGCTCCGGCAGCGGGGCGGAGACCACCTCCTCTGGCACGGTGATCGCGCGCGGCGCGTCCAGCACGTCCCGCAGGCCCTGCGCGGACCAGCGCCGGCAGTACGGCGTGAACACCGCGAAGTGGTCGGAGGAGGCCGGGGTCACCGTGCCCGGCGCCACGGCGGTGCTCACCGTGTCGTGCACGTACAGGCGCCGCCCTTCGGCCTCCAGCGCCAGGCGCAGCCGCTGCTCGCGCGCGTGCGCGAAGGCGCTCACATCGCCCGCCATGTGCACCTCGTCGGCGTCCGCTTCGGCGGCCACCCGAAACACCTCCGTGACCGTGTCGCCCTCGCGCAGCACCAGCCGGCCGCCCCGCTCCCGCAGCCGGGCGTCCAGGTCCCGCAGGCAGTCGGCGAGGAACGCGAGCCGGTTCGGCGCGGCGAAACCCGCTCCGTCCACGGCCGGGTCACGCACGAACAGCGGCGCCACCCGGCCTCCTCCGTACAGGGCCGCGCGCAGTGGCGGGTGGTCCGACAGGCGCAGATCGCAGGTGAACACGACGACCGAGGTCTGCATGGGGCTCACTTCCGCTTCCGGTGGGGTCACTCTCGGATGATTTCGCCCCGTCGGCCGGTGCCGGATGCGGCTGGCCGCCGGTAGTCCCCCGTTTGGGTGTCGGCGCATCCGCGGCGGCGGCCAGCGGGGAAGTACCTAGGGAAAACGTCAGGCGCCTGTGGAGAAGGTGACGTCGTCACCCGGGGGACGGGGCCGTGCGGAATCCGGTGCGTGCTCTCGGCGAGCCGCCTGAGCCCCCGCTACGTACTACTACTTCGCCGCCTGGCGGGACGACGGAACCGACCAGGTCATCCAAGAACTCCTGCGCTGCCAGGTCCGCGGGCGGGCCCGCCGATTAGAGGACCCGACCCTGGTGGTGCTGGACACACAGAGTGTCCACGCGGCTGCCGGGGTCCCCGCCTCCACGACCGGCCGGGACCCGGCGAAACGGGTGCCCGGCCGGAAGCGGGCACTGGCCGTGGACGTTCTGGGCCTGGTCATCGCCGTCATCGTCCTCTCCGCCAGCACGCACGACAACGCCGCGGGCATCGCCCTGCTGGACCAGGTCGCCGCACACACCGGCGACACCGTCCGCAAGGCGCTGGTCGACCAGGGCTTCAAGAACCAGGTCGCCGTTCACGGCACCCGCATCGGCATTGACGTCGAGATCGTCGAACGCACTCCGCCCGCTGTTCGGGGGTCTGGGCCTCGACCGCAAACAGAAACAGGCTAGGCACAGACGGCACATACAGGAGCACAGAATGTAACTGTGCGTGGCCGGTTGATCGCTGGCGCCGCGCTTACTCCAGAGAGCGGGGATTACCCCGTGCTGCCGAGGGCCTAGGCGCACGCCAGGTCCAGCGGTGTCACGCCGGGCATGTCCGGCCCACTCGTGAGCCTCGCGCAGATGGCCGCATAGTGGAAGAGAGCAGCCCGCTAGGAGCCTCATGCACCGTCCCGAAGTATTCGACCAGGCGGCCGACGCAGCGGAGGTACGCCTGGGTGGCCTGTGGCCGAACGAATTGCTGGTGGCCGGGGTGCGGGTGGACGCCTTGGGCCGCATCGTCCACTGGGATGCGGCGGCCGAGGCCCTGCTCGGCTATCCGGCGTCGGAGGTGCTGGGCAGCCGGGGCGAGCTGCTCATCCCGGCGGAAGGCCGCTCCGCGGCCTGGTCGCTGCTGGAGCGGGCCGCCGCCGGCCGTGCCACGACGGGACCGTGCACGGCGCGACACCGGGACCGGCACCTGATGGAGCTCGCGGTGTGGGCCTACCAGGTCCCGGAACCGCCCGGTGCCGGCGGCGATGTGCTCGTGTTCCTCGTGGACGTTTCCGCAGCGTTGGAGATGCGGGTGTCCCGCGCCGTTCTGGACGGGCTGTTCAGCCGCTCGCCGATCGGGCTGTGCGTCTTCGACAGCGAACTGCGCTATCTGCGTGTCAACACCGCTCTGGAGGCGATCAATGGCGTGACCGAGGCGGGGCACCTCGGTCGGCGGCTGTCCGAGGTGCTGCCCGGTGTGAACAGCGCCGAGGTGGAGACCGTGATGCAGCGGGTGCTGGACACCGGCGAGTCCGCGGTCGACTTCCGCGCAACGGGCCGCACCCCGGCGACCCCGTACGAGGACCGGGCGTGGTCGTGCTCCTACTTCCGTCTGCAGGACACCCGGGGACGCCCGTTCGGCGTCGGCGCCTCGGTGGTCGACGTCACCGCACGGGACCGGGCCGAGCAGGCGGCCGCCGAGAGCCACCGGCGGCTCGACCTGCTCAACGAGGCCGGCACCCGCATCGGTACCACCCTGGACATGGCGCAGACCGCGCAGGAACTGGCCGACGTGGCGCTGCGAGGGCTCGCCGACATCGCCACCGTGGACCTGATGACGGGGGTCGCCGACGACGCCGAGGATCCCGGCAGCGACCTGACCGGCGGCATCACGGTACGGCGGCTCGGCAAGGCCCCGGCCCAGGGCTCGCCGGCGGCCGAGGCCCTCGCCCCGCTGGGCGCGACCCTGCACTATCCGGCCGGTGCACCCTACGTGCAGGCCATAGCACTTCGGTACCCCTTCGTGGTCGCCGAGGTGGACGAGCGGACCGTCACCGCCTCCTCCTGCCACACCGCCGCCATCCGGCAGCTTCGCGAGCTGGGGGTCCACTCCCTGCTGATGGTCCCGCTGCTCGCCCGCGGCAGGGCGCTGGGGGTGGCCACCTTCTTCCGGGCGCTCCCCGCGCGGCCCTCTACCTCGACAACGCCCGCCTGTACACCCGCGAACACGACACGGCAGTGCTGCTGCAGCGCAGCCTGCTGCCGCACCGGCTGACTCCTCCGCCCGGGATCGAGATTGCCCACTGCTACCGGCCCGCAAGCGACGTCAACGTGGTCGGCGGTGACTGGTACGACGTCGTTGAGATGCCCGAAGGACGGACCGCCCTGATGGTCGGGGACGTCATGGGACACGGCATCGCGGCCGCGGCCGCCATGGGTCAGCTGCGCAGCACCATGCGGGCGCTCGCCCGCCTGGCGCTGCCCCCCGAGCAGCTGCTGCGGCAGCTCGACACCGCTCTGCCGGACCTTCCCGACACACCCCTGGCCACCTGCACCTACGCGGTCTGCGACCCGGCAGCCGGCTGCTGCTCGATCACCCGGGCAGGCCATCCCCCACCCGCCGTCATCCACCCCGACGGCACCGCCGAACTGCTGGAACTACCCGCCGGAGCGCCACTGGGCGTCGGCGGCATCGACTTCGTACCGACCGACCTGCCACTGTCCCCGGGCAGCATTCTCACCCTCTACACCGACGGCCTCGTGGAAACCCGCTGCACGGACCTCGACCAGCGCCTGACCCAGCTCCGCGACGTGCTCACCGCCAAC
This region includes:
- a CDS encoding MarR family winged helix-turn-helix transcriptional regulator, translating into MPPTRLRALLGLTSGAVTACVDRLERAGHIRRVREDTDRRVVHLHYAADARAAACTHFCPLADALRRAGADFDEHELTVALRFLTALNDALAQVPGESAGR
- a CDS encoding cryptochrome/photolyase family protein — encoded protein: MQTSVVVFTCDLRLSDHPPLRAALYGGGRVAPLFVRDPAVDGAGFAAPNRLAFLADCLRDLDARLRERGGRLVLREGDTVTEVFRVAAEADADEVHMAGDVSAFAHAREQRLRLALEAEGRRLYVHDTVSTAVAPGTVTPASSDHFAVFTPYCRRWSAQGLRDVLDAPRAITVPEEVVSAPLPERGDVSGVSPGLCAGGEAEGRRRLTAWLRSGVDAYEERHDDLAGDATSRLSPHLHFGTLSPVEVVHRARRAGGAGAEAFVRQIAWRDFNRQVLAARPDAAARDYRTHRDRWRGGKDAEADAEAWREGRTGYPVVDAAMRQLRQEGWMHNRGRLLAASFLTKTLYVDWRVGARHFLDLLVDGDMANNQLNWQWMAGTGTDTRPNRVLNPIAQGKRYDPDGAYVRRWVEELADVKAADVHEPWNLPAQERASTGYPEPVVSLAEGLDRFKRARGRS
- a CDS encoding PAS domain-containing protein, coding for MHRPEVFDQAADAAEVRLGGLWPNELLVAGVRVDALGRIVHWDAAAEALLGYPASEVLGSRGELLIPAEGRSAAWSLLERAAAGRATTGPCTARHRDRHLMELAVWAYQVPEPPGAGGDVLVFLVDVSAALEMRVSRAVLDGLFSRSPIGLCVFDSELRYLRVNTALEAINGVTEAGHLGRRLSEVLPGVNSAEVETVMQRVLDTGESAVDFRATGRTPATPYEDRAWSCSYFRLQDTRGRPFGVGASVVDVTARDRAEQAAAESHRRLDLLNEAGTRIGTTLDMAQTAQELADVALRGLADIATVDLMTGVADDAEDPGSDLTGGITVRRLGKAPAQGSPAAEALAPLGATLHYPAGAPYVQAIALRYPFVVAEVDERTVTASSCHTAAIRQLRELGVHSLLMVPLLARGRALGVATFFRALPARPSTSTTPACTPANTTRQCCCSAACCRTG
- a CDS encoding PP2C family protein-serine/threonine phosphatase; translation: MLLQRSLLPHRLTPPPGIEIAHCYRPASDVNVVGGDWYDVVEMPEGRTALMVGDVMGHGIAAAAAMGQLRSTMRALARLALPPEQLLRQLDTALPDLPDTPLATCTYAVCDPAAGCCSITRAGHPPPAVIHPDGTAELLELPAGAPLGVGGIDFVPTDLPLSPGSILTLYTDGLVETRCTDLDQRLTQLRDVLTANSALPLDDLSRTVLDRLDPAPDDDVALLLARISTPDP